The following proteins are co-located in the Triticum aestivum cultivar Chinese Spring chromosome 1A, IWGSC CS RefSeq v2.1, whole genome shotgun sequence genome:
- the LOC123182331 gene encoding reticuline oxidase: MAISLLFSLLLRLLAVQAASHGSVGNGNDDDDSALMTSCLAAAGVRNVTTRRSPAYAAALAFSVQNLRFAAACAHHGPAAVVVPASLAELRAAVLCAREARLVVRLRSGGHSYEGLSYTTDDAGGFVVIDLVALDRVRVDAGARTAWVQSGATLGQVYHAVVASNKTLAFSAGSCPTVGSGGHIAGGGFGLLSRKYGLAADNVIDALLVDADGRVLDRDGMGEEVFWAIRGGGGGTWGAVYAWRIKLSPVPERVTVFVVNRPGTVESVARLVSTWQHVAPWLPDEFYLSAFVGAGLPESDRTGISVTFKGFYLGRSHEALEILSARFPEIGLSDLNPREMSWIDSVVFFSGLPKGSTTSDLTDRVLHDKNYFKAKSDFVRRPTPFGELEGAISFLSKQPKAYVILDPYGGAMDRIAAGDLPFPHRKGNIHGIQHLIAWTADDDDHREEYMDWLRRFYDFMGAYVSNGPRTAYINYLDLDLGTNNNPSPAHPHPIIGDDGSPFYSEVEASRTWGERYFLSNYDRLVRAKTTIDPENVFRNAQSIPPLFVGALQMTRRTAHDI, encoded by the coding sequence ATGGCCATCAGCCTGCTCTTCTCTCTTCTGCTCCGCCTCCTCGCCGTGCAAGCGGCTTCACACGGCAGCGTCGGCAACGGCAACGACGACGATGACAGCGCCCTGATGACGTCCTGCCTCGCGGCCGCCGGCGTGCGCAACGTCACCACACGCCGCTCGCCCGCGtacgccgccgcgctggccttctcCGTCCAGAACCTCCGGTTCGCGGCAGCCTGTGCGCACCACGGTCCGGCTGCCGTCGTCGTCCCGGCGTCCCTGGCCGAGCTGCGCGCGGCCGTGCTGTGCGCCCGGGAGGCGAGGCTCGTAGTGCGCCTCCGCAGCGGCGGCCACAGCTACGAAGGCCTCTCCTACACCACGGACGACGCCGGCGGCTTCGTCGTCATCGACCTCGTGGCGCTGGACCGCGTTCGGGTCGACGCCGGAGCGCGCACGGCGTGGGTACAGTCCGGCGCGACGCTCGGGCAGGTATACCACGCGGTGGTCGCGTCCAACAAGACCCTGGCGTTCTCTGCAGGGTCATGCCCCACGGTCGGCTCCGGAGGCCACATCGCCGGTGGCGGGTTCGGGCTGCTGTCCCGCAAGTACGGGCTCGCGGCGGACAACGTGATCGACGCCCTGCTGGTCGACGCCGACGGGCGCGTGCTGGACCGCGATGGCATGGGCGAGGAGGTCTTCTGGGCGatccgcggcggcggtggcggcacctGGGGCGCCGTCTACGCGTGGCGCATCAAGCTCAGCCCTGTCCCGGAGCGCGTCACCGTGTTCGTTGTCAACCGGCCGGGCACCGTGGAGTCGGTGGCGCGGCTCGTGTCAACATGGCAGCACGTCGCGCCGTGGCTTCCCGACGAGTTCTACCTTTCGGCGTTCGTCGGAGCCGGCTTGCCGGAGTCTGACCGGACCGGCATCTCCGTCACCTTTAAAGGGTTCTACCTCGGCCGGAGCCACGAAGCGTTGGAGATACTCTCCGCACGGTTCCCTGAGATCGGGCTGTCGGACCTGAACCCGAGAGAGATGAGCTGGATCGACTCCGTGGTCTTCTTCTCCGGCCTGCCGAAAGGGAGCACCACGTCGGACCTGACGGACCGGGTGCTCCACGATAAGAACTACTTCAAGGCCAAGTCGGACTTCGTGCGTCGGCCGACGCCCTTCGGCGAGCTGGAGGGAGCCATCAGTTTCCTTTCCAAGCAGCCCAAGGCCTACGTCATCCTGGACCCGTACGGCGGGGCCATGGACCGGATCGCGGCCGGCGACCTGCCGTTCCCGCATCGCAAAGGAAACATCCACGGGATCCAGCATCTCATAGCCTGGACGGCCGACGACGACGACCACAGGGAGGAGTACATGGACTGGCTACGCCGGTTCTACGACTTCATGGGAGCCTACGTGTCCAACGGCCCACGCACCGCCTACATAAACTACCTAGACCTTGATCTAGGCACCAACAACAATCCGTCTCCTGCTCACCCTCATCCTATCATAGGTGACGACGGCAGCCCTTTTTACTCGGAAGTCGAGGCGTCGAGGACGTGGGGCGAGAGGTACTTCCTCAGCAACTACGACCGTCTCGTCCGTGCCAAGACCACCATCGACCCGGAGAACGTGTTCCGCAATGCCCAGAGCATTCCGCCCCTCTTCGTGGGGGCTCTGCAGATGACCAGGCGTACTGCACATGACATCTAG